The window GTTCGACGTCGCGGCCGACATAGCCGACTTCGGTGAACTTGGTCGCTTCGACCTTGACGAACGGGGCGTCGGCCAGCTTGGCCAGACGACGGCTGATCTCTGTCTTGCCGCAGCCGGTCGGGCCGATCATCAGAATGTTTTTCGGGCTGACCTCGTCGCGCAGATCGGGGCTGAGCTGTTGCCGGCGCCAGCGGTTGCGCAGCGCGACGGCGACGGCGCGCTTGGCATCCGCCTGGCCGATGATGTGGTCGTCCAGCGCGCGGACGATCGTTTTTGGGGTGAGGGTGTCGTTCATGGGTCTCTTCTCAAGCCCCTCCCCTTCAGGGGAGGGGTTGGGGGTGGGGCAGTCCAGCAGGCGATGGGCTCGGTGAGACGCATAGGCCCCACCCCAACCCCTCCCCTGAAGGGGAGGGGCTAGGTCGCGGCGTCCAGCGTCTCCACCGTCAGGCGGTCGTTGGTGTAGACGCACAGGTCGGCGGCGATCGCCATCGCCTTTCGCGCCAGCACCTCCGGGTCTGGCTCATAATCGGCAAGAGCGCGGGCGGCGGCGAGGGCGAAGTTGCCCCCCGATCCGATCGCGGCGATCCCCGCTTCCGGTTCCAGCACATCGCCGTTGCCGGTGATGACCAGCGTCACATCCTTGTCCGCGACGATCAGCATCGCCTCAAGATTGCGAAGATACTTGTCCGTCCGCCAATCCTTGGCCAGTTCGACCGCGGCGCGCAGCAACTGGCCCTGATGCCGTTCCAGCTTGCCCTCCAGCCGTTCGAACAGGGTGAAGGCATCGGCGGTCGCCCCGGCGAACCCGGCGATCACCTTGCCATCGCCCAGCGGCCGCACCTTGCGCGCGTTGGGCTTCATCACGGTCTGGCCGGCGGACACCTGGCCGTCGCCGGCGATCACCACCTTGCCGGATTTGCGCACGGAAAGGATGGTGGTGCCGTGCCACTGGATCTTGTCGCTCATGCCCCGGGATATGGGATGTGGCGGATGGGGTGTTCAAGGGTGGGGGTTGGGGAACGCGATCATCCTCCCCCGCCAGGGGGAGGTGCCGCCAAGGGCGGCGGAGGGGGCGGAGGCACGGCACTTGACCGGGCACCCGCCCCCTCCGACCCGCTGGCGCGGGCCACCTCCCCCTGGCGGGGGAGGATCTGAACAGGTCAGATACCGATGCAGAGATATTTGGTCTCCAGATAGTCATCGAGGCCGTACAGCGATCCCTCGCGCCCCATGCCGGACTGTTTGACGCCGCCAAAGGGCGCGACTTCGGTGGAGATGAGGCCGGTGTTGATGCCGATCATTCCCGCCTCGATCGCCTCTGCCACCCGCCAGACGCGGGAAAGGTCGCGGGCGTAGAAATAGGCGGACAGGCCGAAGGGGCTGTCATTGGCGGCGGCGATCACCTGTTCCTCCGTCTCGAACTTCAGCACCGGGGCGACGGGGCCGAAGGTTTCTTCCTGCGTCGCGATCATGTCGGCGGTGACGCCGGTCAGCACGGTGGGTTCGTAGAACAGCGCCCCGGCATCGGCGCGCCTGCCGCCGGTCACCAGCGTCGCGCCCTTTTCCAGCGCATCGGCGACGTGCGCCTCCACCTTTTCCAGCGCCTTTTTGTCGATCAGCGGACCCAGTTTCGCATCGGGATCGGTGCCCGGCGCGGGTTTCAGTTTCGACGCGGCGGCGGCGAGTTTTTCGACAAAGGCGTCGTGGATGCCCGCCTGGGCATAGATGCGGTTCGCGCAGACGCAGGTCTGGCCGTTGTTGCGATATTTGGACTGGATAGCGCCCTCTACCGCGGCATCCAGGTCGGCATCGTCGAATACGATGAAGGGCGCATTGCCGCCCAGTTCCAGGCTGAGCTTCTTGATGGTCGGTGCGCACTGGGCCATCAGTTTCGCGCCCGTCGCGGTCGAGCCGGTGAAGCTGAGTTTCGCGACGCGCGGGTCGGAGGTCAGCACGCCGCCGATGGTCGCCGAATCGCCCGTGACGATGTTGAACAGCCCCTTTGGCAGCCCCGCCTCCAGCGCCAGCGCGCCGATGGCCAGCGCGCTGAACGGCGTTTGCAGCGCGGGTTTCAGGACCATGCCGCAGCCCGCGGCAAGCGTGGGCGCCAGTTTCCGCGCAATCATCGCGGCCGGGAAATTCCACGGCGTGATCGCGGCAACGACGCCGACCGGCTGTTTCAGGACGACAATCCGCTTGTCCCGCTGATGCCCCGGAATCACGTCGCCATAGGCCCGCTTGCCCTCTTCGGCGAACCATTCGAAGAAGCTGGCGGCATAGGCGATCTCGCCCTTTGCCTCGGCCAGCGGCTTGCCCTGTTCCAGCGTCATCAGTTCGCCCAGCGCGTCCTGATGCTGCATCATCAGGTCGAAGATGCGGCGGATGACGCGGGCGCGCTCTGCCGCCGTCCATTGCCGCCATTCGGCCATGGCATGGGCGGCGGCGGCGATCGCCCGGTCCGTTTCCGCCTCCCCCAGATCGGGGACGCGGCCGATGATCCGCCCGGTGGCGGGATCATCGACATCGATCCATCCGTCCCCCGAAACCCATTCGCCATCGATCAGGGCAGCTTCGCGGATCAGGTCGGACATGGAGCGGTTCCTTGGCAAAAAGGGTCGTGCCCCGACCGTAACAGGGCCGGGGCATGGCGCGTCAACGCAGAAGGCCCCGGACCGCTCCCTCGATCAACGGTCCACCCCCCTTGCCTTTCCCCATTGGCGGGCGGCGGTGTAGCCCAGATAGCCGGTGGCAAAGAGCGCATAGAGCGGTTCGGGCAGGCCGTTGAGATAGGCGTTCATCGCGGCCGCGATGCCCAATGCCATTTCGGGCCGGACCGCGCCGAGCAGGCCCATGGGGATGGAAAACAAGAGGATCGCATACATCACATAGAGGAAGCTGGGCCGGGCCCGGCTGGTCCAGGGATCGGTCGATTGCGCCTCTGCGATGATGGCGGACAGTTGCGTCCGAACCCCCTCCAGCTCATGCGCGGCCTCCAGCTTCAGCAGTTCCAGCTTGGCCGCATCGCGTGCCTTTGGGTCGGGAATGATCTTGTCGATAAGACCGGCGACGGGGCCGATCAGGGTGCCGAGAATGCTCATGAAGGATCCTTTCGCTTGACAGTTCGGCTGACAGTTTTGACAAAGCTGCAGGGTTTTCACCGTCAGTCCGTCGAACCGATGCGGTTCGCCAGCCAGCCGTAGAGAAACGCCTTGTTCAGCGGACGCTGTTCGGTCAGCGCGACATAGCGTTCGCCCTGAAGCGCATCGCAGGCGCGGGTCAGCACGGTTTCGCCGAGCGTCGGGCGCTGGGCAAGAAAGGCGTCGAGCGCCGCCAGGGTGCGCGGCCCGACCTGTCCATCGGGCAGCAGCAGCGTGCCGTCGCGGTCCAGTGCATTGAGCGCGCGTTGCAGGAAGCCGATGGCGACGGACGGCCCCATATTGACGCCGGTGTCGAACAATTCCGCCGCCAGTGCCGGCGCGCGCTCGGCGATCCGATCCAGCCGCGGGCGGGTCCAGTACAGCCGTCGATAGATGGATTCCGCGACGGCGCGGGGCAGGTGGCGCATCGGGCCATGATAGCCCTCTGCCCGCGCAACCCGCTGCGTGATGCCATAGCGGGTGGCGCCGCCGCGATCGGCGGGGTGATCGGTATAGCCCCCTTCCCGGTCGATGACGGCGTCAATCAGCGTGTCGATGTCCATGGGTCGTTCCTCCTGTCGTCAGGAGATCATCTTAACCCATCTGGTTATCTGTAGGACAGGGCGGGGGAGGATCGTAACGGGTCAGGGGTCCACTTCGGTATGGACGCGGCGTTTGACCAGGGTAAGGCCCAGCCAGACCAGGGCGAGGACAGCGGGCGTGGCCATCGCCATCCAGTAGGCGGCGCCGTGATCCTTGTCGCCGAACGGCTTCAGGACATAGCCGAGCAGGCCGAGGACATAATAGCTGAGCGCGAAGACCGAAAATCCCTCGACCAGCTGTTGCAGCCGGACCTGAAGGTCGGCGCGCCGGTTCATGTTGGTCAGGATCGCCTGATTCTGCCGCTCAAGCGCCAGACCCTGACGCAGGCTTATAAGGTTGCAGGTGCGCGCGATCCGTTCGGACAGGTCGGTGAGCCGGCGCTCCACCACTTCGCAGGTCCGGATCGCGGGCAAGAGGCGGCGTTCGATGAATTCGGTCGGGCCGGAATAGCCGGCGATGCGGGTTTCGCGGAGCGAATGGAGCCGGTCGAGCGTCAGCCGCTGATAGGCGAAGGTCGCGCCCATGCGGAAGCGGATGGCGGCGGCGCGGTCCTCCACCTCTGTCGCCAGCCGGGTGAGCGCGCCAAGCAGCGCCTCGTCATCGCCGTCGGGCGCAGTCAGCGCGCGGGCGAGCGAGGCGTGGCGATCCTCCGCCTCGCTGAGCCAGGGGAGGAGGCCGCGCGCCTCGGGAAAGCCGAGCAGGGCGAGTTTCCGGTAATTGCCGACCTCAAGCAGCGTCTGGACAAGGCGGGCTGGCTCGTCATTGGCAAGGGCCAGATCCTCGATCCAGATGCGGCCCGCGCCCTCCGCCTTCAGCGAATAATCGCTCCAGATCCGGGCCGCGCCGTCGAACACGAACGCGCTGACCAGACGCGCGGGATCGAACTGTGCAGGGTCGGGCGCGGGCGCACCGCGCGGGGCGACCACCACCTCGATCGAGCGGAACACAGCGCCGGGCAGGCCATCCAGCCAGGGCGAATCGGGGATCAGATCGTCGGCATCGTCCGACAGCAATTCGGTGATCGTCGCAAATTCGGTATGCTGTTCCCAGATGCGGGTGGCATCGCCGTCGCGCCGTTCAAACCGGCCCTTGTCCAGCGCCTCGGCAGGGGCGCCGATGCCGGCCAGCCAGTCGCGGGTCGCATCGCGCACCGGTCCGTTTTGCAACAGCAACCATTGCCGCACGCGAAAGGGCGGTGCGACCAGCGGCAGCATGCGCAGGTGCATGAGTTCCGAAAAGGTGCGGCGCAGCGGATGTTCGGCATTGCCCCCGGTCATGCTGGCCGATCCCCCTGTCCCGCGCCCGGCAGTGCGGGTCGTTTCGGTGTTGCCCTGTCTCCCCCTTTTGACACGGAAAGCCAAGCGGCGAATCCATCG of the Sphingomonas sp. BGYR3 genome contains:
- a CDS encoding NAD-dependent succinate-semialdehyde dehydrogenase, whose translation is MSDLIREAALIDGEWVSGDGWIDVDDPATGRIIGRVPDLGEAETDRAIAAAAHAMAEWRQWTAAERARVIRRIFDLMMQHQDALGELMTLEQGKPLAEAKGEIAYAASFFEWFAEEGKRAYGDVIPGHQRDKRIVVLKQPVGVVAAITPWNFPAAMIARKLAPTLAAGCGMVLKPALQTPFSALAIGALALEAGLPKGLFNIVTGDSATIGGVLTSDPRVAKLSFTGSTATGAKLMAQCAPTIKKLSLELGGNAPFIVFDDADLDAAVEGAIQSKYRNNGQTCVCANRIYAQAGIHDAFVEKLAAAASKLKPAPGTDPDAKLGPLIDKKALEKVEAHVADALEKGATLVTGGRRADAGALFYEPTVLTGVTADMIATQEETFGPVAPVLKFETEEQVIAAANDSPFGLSAYFYARDLSRVWRVAEAIEAGMIGINTGLISTEVAPFGGVKQSGMGREGSLYGLDDYLETKYLCIGI
- a CDS encoding N-acetylmuramidase; translation: MDIDTLIDAVIDREGGYTDHPADRGGATRYGITQRVARAEGYHGPMRHLPRAVAESIYRRLYWTRPRLDRIAERAPALAAELFDTGVNMGPSVAIGFLQRALNALDRDGTLLLPDGQVGPRTLAALDAFLAQRPTLGETVLTRACDALQGERYVALTEQRPLNKAFLYGWLANRIGSTD
- a CDS encoding DUF3422 domain-containing protein, whose amino-acid sequence is MTGGNAEHPLRRTFSELMHLRMLPLVAPPFRVRQWLLLQNGPVRDATRDWLAGIGAPAEALDKGRFERRDGDATRIWEQHTEFATITELLSDDADDLIPDSPWLDGLPGAVFRSIEVVVAPRGAPAPDPAQFDPARLVSAFVFDGAARIWSDYSLKAEGAGRIWIEDLALANDEPARLVQTLLEVGNYRKLALLGFPEARGLLPWLSEAEDRHASLARALTAPDGDDEALLGALTRLATEVEDRAAAIRFRMGATFAYQRLTLDRLHSLRETRIAGYSGPTEFIERRLLPAIRTCEVVERRLTDLSERIARTCNLISLRQGLALERQNQAILTNMNRRADLQVRLQQLVEGFSVFALSYYVLGLLGYVLKPFGDKDHGAAYWMAMATPAVLALVWLGLTLVKRRVHTEVDP
- the hslV gene encoding ATP-dependent protease subunit HslV encodes the protein MSDKIQWHGTTILSVRKSGKVVIAGDGQVSAGQTVMKPNARKVRPLGDGKVIAGFAGATADAFTLFERLEGKLERHQGQLLRAAVELAKDWRTDKYLRNLEAMLIVADKDVTLVITGNGDVLEPEAGIAAIGSGGNFALAAARALADYEPDPEVLARKAMAIAADLCVYTNDRLTVETLDAAT
- a CDS encoding holin family protein — translated: MSILGTLIGPVAGLIDKIIPDPKARDAAKLELLKLEAAHELEGVRTQLSAIIAEAQSTDPWTSRARPSFLYVMYAILLFSIPMGLLGAVRPEMALGIAAAMNAYLNGLPEPLYALFATGYLGYTAARQWGKARGVDR